One genomic segment of Paraburkholderia caffeinilytica includes these proteins:
- a CDS encoding DUF47 domain-containing protein, with the protein MFGRFMPTEGKFFEIFNAHATCIVSASRELELLIDNLQDAETHKQNVQKAEKAADKLTHEAIDLLHKTFITPLDRDEIHKLITTMDDILDLMEDVATAISLYDVQAVTSEASQLAHICTATSERVQFAVSLLSDMKQASQILKACEEIDRLESEADRVLRSAMSKLFREEDNVKTLIKLKAIYELLETITDKCEDVANIIEGIVLENA; encoded by the coding sequence ATGTTCGGTCGTTTCATGCCCACCGAGGGCAAGTTCTTTGAAATTTTCAATGCGCACGCAACGTGCATCGTCTCGGCAAGCCGCGAACTCGAGCTGCTGATCGACAACCTTCAGGACGCCGAGACCCACAAGCAAAACGTGCAGAAGGCCGAAAAGGCCGCTGACAAGCTCACGCACGAAGCCATCGATCTGCTGCACAAGACCTTCATCACGCCGCTCGACCGTGACGAGATTCACAAGCTGATCACCACGATGGACGACATCCTCGATCTGATGGAGGACGTCGCCACGGCTATTTCGCTGTACGACGTGCAGGCGGTGACCTCCGAAGCGAGCCAGCTGGCGCACATCTGCACGGCCACCTCCGAGCGCGTGCAGTTCGCCGTCAGCCTGCTGTCGGACATGAAGCAGGCCAGCCAGATCCTGAAGGCGTGCGAGGAAATCGACCGTCTGGAATCAGAAGCCGACCGTGTGCTGCGCTCGGCCATGTCGAAGCTTTTCCGCGAAGAAGACAACGTCAAGACGCTGATCAAGCTGAAAGCCATTTACGAACTGCTCGAAACGATTACCGATAAATGTGAGGACGTAGCGAACATCATCGAAGGCATCGTGCTGGAAAACGCATAA
- a CDS encoding inorganic phosphate transporter, with translation MQSIQLAIWVVAGLVAVALIFDFMNGFHDAANSIATVVSTGVLKPQQAVAFAAAFNVVAYFVFHLKVAQTVGKGTIDPGIVDHYVIFGALVGAIGWNIITWHYGIPSSSSHALIGGLVGAALAKSGWGSLNVDGLMKTVAFIFISPLLGFVLGSFFMLAVSWIYFRTPPSKVDRRFRRLQLISAGLYSLGHGGNDAQKTIGIIWMLLIATGYASSIADAPPLWVIGGCYLSMGIGTLFGGWRIVRTMGQKITKLKPVGGFCAETGGAITLFTASWLGIPVSTTHTITGAIVGVGATQKLSAVRWGVAGNIVWAWILTIPASAALSGAAWWLGHRFL, from the coding sequence ATGCAATCGATACAACTCGCTATCTGGGTCGTGGCCGGCCTGGTCGCCGTCGCACTGATTTTCGACTTCATGAACGGCTTCCACGACGCGGCGAATTCGATCGCCACGGTCGTGTCGACCGGCGTGCTGAAGCCACAGCAGGCCGTGGCCTTCGCGGCGGCGTTCAACGTTGTCGCGTATTTCGTGTTCCACCTGAAAGTGGCGCAGACAGTCGGCAAGGGCACGATCGACCCGGGTATCGTCGACCACTACGTCATTTTCGGCGCACTGGTTGGGGCGATCGGCTGGAACATCATCACGTGGCATTACGGTATCCCGTCCAGCTCTTCGCATGCGCTGATCGGCGGCCTGGTGGGCGCGGCATTGGCCAAGTCGGGCTGGGGTTCGTTGAATGTCGACGGTCTGATGAAGACAGTGGCGTTCATTTTCATCTCTCCGCTGCTCGGTTTCGTGCTCGGCTCGTTCTTCATGCTGGCGGTGTCGTGGATCTATTTCCGCACGCCACCCAGTAAGGTCGACCGGCGTTTCCGGCGTCTGCAATTGATTTCCGCGGGCTTGTATAGCCTTGGCCACGGCGGAAACGACGCGCAGAAAACCATCGGCATTATCTGGATGTTGCTGATCGCGACGGGCTACGCGTCGTCGATCGCGGATGCGCCGCCGCTGTGGGTGATCGGCGGCTGCTACCTGTCGATGGGTATTGGCACGCTGTTCGGCGGCTGGCGGATCGTCCGCACGATGGGGCAGAAGATCACGAAGCTCAAGCCGGTTGGCGGTTTTTGCGCCGAGACGGGCGGGGCGATCACGCTGTTCACGGCTTCGTGGCTCGGCATTCCGGTGTCCACCACGCATACGATTACCGGCGCGATCGTCGGTGTCGGCGCGACGCAGAAGTTGAGTGCGGTGCGTTGGGGGGTGGCCGGCAACATCGTCTGGGCGTGGATTCTGACGATTCCAGCCTCGGCGGCGCTTTCCGGAGCGGCCTGGTGGCTCGGCCACCGCTTTCTGTAA
- a CDS encoding SDR family oxidoreductase gives MDLGLKDKVVLITGGSKGIGFACARAFSLEGARVAIVSRDPANLARAYEQLKQEGLHVHRTRADLHEPHSAADIVEEVSTAVGPIDVLINSAGAARRYDPETLDADAFRATMEAKYFPYIYPQQEVLRRMAERVKAGDSAAPGTIVNIIGMGGKIASDIHIAGGAANAALMLATVGLAHYYARYGIRINAINPGSTLTERVEEAVKLEASQQGIESADALARGQAKVPLGRYANPEEIADVALFLASRRASYVTGAIVPMDGGSTPLI, from the coding sequence ATGGATCTCGGGCTGAAAGACAAGGTGGTGTTGATCACGGGCGGCAGCAAGGGCATCGGGTTCGCCTGCGCCCGCGCATTCTCGCTGGAGGGCGCCAGAGTAGCAATCGTCTCGCGCGACCCCGCCAATCTCGCGCGTGCTTACGAGCAGTTAAAGCAGGAAGGACTGCACGTGCATCGGACCCGGGCCGATCTGCACGAACCGCATAGCGCCGCCGATATCGTCGAGGAAGTCAGCACCGCCGTCGGCCCAATCGACGTGCTGATCAACAGCGCCGGCGCGGCGCGCCGCTACGACCCGGAAACGCTCGATGCCGACGCTTTCCGGGCGACCATGGAAGCGAAGTATTTCCCCTACATCTACCCGCAACAGGAAGTGCTGCGCCGCATGGCCGAGCGCGTGAAGGCCGGCGACAGCGCGGCACCCGGCACAATCGTCAACATCATCGGCATGGGCGGCAAGATCGCGAGCGACATCCACATCGCCGGTGGCGCCGCGAATGCCGCGCTGATGCTGGCCACCGTCGGCCTCGCCCACTACTACGCGCGCTACGGCATCCGCATCAACGCGATCAACCCGGGTTCGACGCTGACCGAGCGAGTCGAGGAAGCGGTCAAGCTGGAAGCGTCGCAGCAAGGCATCGAAAGCGCGGACGCACTGGCGCGCGGACAGGCTAAGGTGCCGCTTGGGCGCTATGCAAATCCGGAGGAAATCGCTGACGTCGCGCTGTTTCTGGCGAGCCGCCGCGCGAGCTATGTGACGGGCGCAATCGTCCCGATGGATGGAGGCAGCACGCCGCTGATCTGA
- a CDS encoding NlpC/P60 family protein produces MCRLALSLLTVLLLAACAGAPQKTSRESGSSVVVANGAYRAPPPGFPNFVDHSIGREEISIQAMSLVGIPYRWGGNTPDSGFDCSGLVRYVVSRAASVNLPRTTADMSGRGEVIEPDGIAPGDLIFFNTTGRAHSHVGIYVGKLRFVNAPSTGGTVRLDYLTNPYWAKRFDGIRRVAGPAATPVPFDTPSYQAAAPQPERGAQTVPAYAATVTATATAATAGTAPATSAGVATASATPATVKSAAAQPSSNYAASPLTSQQATRVVATTRAASASSLQPATATTTSPAPQADAFEPPPPGMSAAQLQARAAGAVSPTPVPGAQTSAYNAAGTSAQQQAMATRTVPQTTTAAGAPDPIDAAADAFEPPPPASVAARQARQAQQADVNGGVQIMRASTGSRGVPAPTQTTDDPIARFANGSF; encoded by the coding sequence ATGTGTCGACTCGCCCTTTCGCTGCTGACCGTTTTGCTGCTCGCCGCTTGCGCCGGCGCGCCGCAAAAGACGTCGCGCGAGTCGGGTTCATCGGTCGTGGTCGCGAACGGCGCTTATCGCGCACCGCCGCCGGGCTTCCCGAATTTCGTCGACCACAGCATCGGCCGCGAGGAAATTTCGATCCAGGCGATGAGCCTGGTCGGCATTCCATACCGTTGGGGTGGTAATACGCCAGATAGCGGCTTCGATTGCAGCGGTTTGGTTCGCTACGTGGTGTCACGCGCGGCGTCCGTGAATTTGCCGAGAACGACCGCCGATATGAGCGGACGCGGCGAAGTGATCGAGCCGGACGGGATCGCGCCAGGCGATCTGATTTTCTTCAACACGACCGGACGCGCCCATTCGCACGTCGGGATTTATGTGGGCAAGCTGCGCTTCGTCAATGCACCGTCGACAGGCGGCACGGTGCGGCTCGACTATTTGACCAATCCATATTGGGCCAAACGTTTCGACGGTATTCGCCGCGTGGCGGGCCCGGCTGCGACGCCAGTGCCGTTCGATACGCCGAGCTATCAGGCCGCGGCGCCACAACCCGAACGCGGCGCGCAAACGGTGCCGGCGTATGCGGCGACGGTGACGGCAACCGCGACGGCCGCGACAGCGGGCACGGCACCCGCCACGTCCGCCGGCGTGGCAACGGCAAGTGCGACGCCGGCAACGGTCAAGTCTGCCGCGGCGCAACCGTCCTCGAACTACGCGGCGTCTCCGCTCACATCGCAACAAGCAACTCGCGTCGTTGCGACGACACGCGCGGCATCTGCCTCCAGCCTGCAGCCGGCCACGGCGACGACAACCTCGCCAGCGCCTCAAGCTGACGCGTTCGAGCCGCCGCCACCCGGCATGAGCGCGGCGCAGTTGCAGGCGCGCGCGGCGGGCGCCGTCTCGCCGACGCCGGTTCCAGGCGCCCAGACAAGCGCGTATAACGCCGCCGGCACTTCGGCCCAACAACAGGCAATGGCTACGCGCACTGTCCCGCAAACTACGACGGCCGCCGGCGCGCCTGATCCTATCGACGCGGCAGCCGACGCCTTCGAACCTCCCCCGCCCGCCTCAGTCGCCGCGCGCCAGGCCCGGCAGGCTCAGCAAGCCGACGTCAACGGCGGCGTGCAGATCATGCGGGCCTCGACAGGATCGCGCGGCGTCCCCGCCCCCACGCAAACCACCGACGATCCCATCGCCCGGTTCGCCAACGGAAGCTTTTGA